TAATGTTCCGGAAATGAAAGGGTTTGCTCAAAATGCAGAAAGATTAACAAAAGGCATGTCGAGTACAGTTATGAATGGGTTTCAACCGGATTCTGTACCTATTTACAAGGAACTGGTTTCTGAATTTGCAGTCTTTGATCGCTGGTTTGCTTCTGTTCCGGCTTCCACTCAACCGAACCGATTGTTCGTTCATTCAGCCACTTCGAATGGTGCAGAGAGAAACGATACAGTGAAATTGATCCTGGGGTTTCCTCAGAAAACAATTTTTGAATCACTGGATGAAGCAGGACTGTCGTTTGGAATTTACTATCAGAATCCGCCTTCTACTCTTTTTTACAGGTAAGAAATCTGCAGGTTCTTATGCATTCCCTCTTATCATTTGGGTTCTAAATTATCTGCTTCCGTAAATTTATTCAAGTTAATATTATTACAAGGAAACGACTCATGCTATCACAAACATGCGCGCACAATGAACgcgaacttttttttttgatcgataaatatatgtatatatataatatttttaaAGAAGGCTAAGTACAAATCTGCAAAAGAAGAACAGCCACCAGGcaagaaaaaatacaaaataaatcaagAGAACACCCacgaaaagggaaaagaaaaaactaaagagGTTCAAACCATACCAAGGGATGAACGCGAACTTTGTAGATACGCACGTACGCTGTCGCTGTGTTGTTATGCACTCGTTTGCTCCATAGCACCTTTTGAGTTTCGAAATAATTTACTAACAAATATTTACTTGAATGTATCAGAAATAAAGAACATCCATTTACGCTAAGCTCGAAATGTTGCTTTCAGTGTAGATAGTATTGCATATTTTATTACGCAAGCATTTAATATGCTTAGGTAGAGAAGCATGACCTTTGGATGCTCACCTCATTACCCAATGTTGCGTATTCCATTATATGCTATGGAGAGTAGTATGCCAATGCATGCAGAGCTGTAAGAATTGATGCAAGTCAAAGAATACAAGAGACTATACGCCTTAGCTAGCCCTTTGGATATTTCCTGTTAAATGAAACTAATGTCAAATTCTATATAATTTGCCAAAAAGGTCATTAGACTCAAACCCAAAATGTACTTACGccgaattttgaaaaaaaattgtccaattaAATAGACCGAATACTATTTCGAAAATGAATATTTCCACGTATACCCATATTTATGGTACATAAATAATTACGTTATTAATAAGACAAGGGGTAAAACATAAAAGAACATTAAAAATTATGAATCCAATGTATTTTTCTCAATCTAAGAAAAATGACTCCCTCATGCTATATACGTGGTACGGAGAGGGAGTATTATTTTGTGGATTAAGGTTCGCTTTTCtgatttctatatataaaacgtgCAATAACATATGATGCATACAGGAACCTGAGAAAATTGAAATACCTTGGCAAGTTTCATCCATTTGATTTAGATTTCAAGAAACATTGTGAAAAGGGGACGCTGCCAAACTACACGGTGATTGAACAACGTTTTTTCGATCTGAAATTATTTCCGGGCAACGATGATCATCCTTCTCATGACGTCGCAGAGGGTCAAAAATTAGTTAAACATGTTTACGAGACCCTCAGAGCAAGTCCACAATGGGAGAAGATGTTGTTTATCATAACGTACGACGAACATGGTGGATTTTATGATCATGTCCCAACTCCTACTGTTGGAGTTCCTAGTCCAGATGGACTAGTAGGTCCTGACCCTTATAAGTTTCAGTTCGATCGACTTGGTGTTCGTGTTCCAACTATCATGATTTCTCCTTGGATTGAACGCGGAATTGGTATGTATATCTTCAAAATTCTTTCACCTACATGACTTATTCTATGTATAATTGACTAGTAAAAAATGTGAGTTTTTCTCCCTTTCAGTTGTGCATAAACCATCAGGGCCAGATCCGACATCAGAGTTTGAACATTCATCAATTCCAGCAACagttaagaaaatcttcaatttaaATGAGTTTCTGACAAAGCGTGATGCATGGGCTGGTACTTTTGAATCTGTCCTTTCTAGAAGTACTCCAAGAACTGATTGCCCAGGTAACACTGTACATTGTTGTTATTTGTGCATTCATTTTACTTTGTCTTGTCTTGAGCACATTGTACCTATAACTGAGTCACAAGCACAGATTGATGTTTATGACTAACAAAATGTATGTTCATTTTAGTGACATTGCCGGATCCACAAAAGACACGACCACGTGAAGCAGATGAGAATGGAAAGCTCAGTGAATTTCAAGAGGAACTTGTACAGATGGCTGCGACATTGAATGGGG
This DNA window, taken from Papaver somniferum cultivar HN1 chromosome 3, ASM357369v1, whole genome shotgun sequence, encodes the following:
- the LOC113355805 gene encoding non-specific phospholipase C4-like, whose translation is MSTFPINTIVVLVQENRSFDHMLGWMKTLKPEINGVTGTEFNYISANDATSEKLYFGNKSEHVDPDPGHSIQDIYEQVFGMQWEASTASKDNVPEMKGFAQNAERLTKGMSSTVMNGFQPDSVPIYKELVSEFAVFDRWFASVPASTQPNRLFVHSATSNGAERNDTVKLILGFPQKTIFESLDEAGLSFGIYYQNPPSTLFYRNLRKLKYLGKFHPFDLDFKKHCEKGTLPNYTVIEQRFFDLKLFPGNDDHPSHDVAEGQKLVKHVYETLRASPQWEKMLFIITYDEHGGFYDHVPTPTVGVPSPDGLVGPDPYKFQFDRLGVRVPTIMISPWIERGIVVHKPSGPDPTSEFEHSSIPATVKKIFNLNEFLTKRDAWAGTFESVLSRSTPRTDCPVTLPDPQKTRPREADENGKLSEFQEELVQMAATLNGDCYKDTYPDKLVKNMTCAEGCKYVEDAFKKFRENCENAKKNGTDDSEIVLPFGQQNVELAEKRIACLACNII